A genomic stretch from Mycobacteriales bacterium includes:
- a CDS encoding trehalose-6-phosphate synthase encodes MVTALRPVMSARSGAWVGWDGGTKGTPSRLPELSIELAPVTLTAAQVRDYYHGFANRTLWPLLHNAIEKPVFDRGWWAAYKGVNERFADGAAAALDRNDDALLWVHDYHLLLVPELVRRRRPQQRSGLFLHTPWPSPDVFARVPWRKELLLGPLGADVVSFYTDRYRKNFVRACGRLLGADGVKVRGGDLRLPDGREVRTTASPISIDVAQFASLATSDRVGDDIALLREQFSGRKVLLGVDRLDYTKGILERLLAFESLLERRPDLRDQLVFVQVAVPSRDDVREYRQLRSQVEQITGRINGRFTSPGKDVPVHYLYRSLPPPSLTAYYAAADVMLVTPLVDGMNLVAKEYVAVQSARGCSGLLLLSEFTGAAVELKDAILCNPFDVDGLSSLIEHALTIPETARRRAMTALARRVTTHDVHRWVEVQLGDISAPVGQ; translated from the coding sequence CTGGTCACGGCGCTGCGTCCGGTGATGAGCGCCCGGTCCGGCGCGTGGGTCGGCTGGGACGGTGGCACGAAGGGCACGCCGTCGCGACTGCCGGAGCTGTCGATCGAACTGGCGCCGGTCACGCTGACGGCGGCTCAGGTGCGGGATTACTACCACGGCTTCGCCAACCGAACGCTGTGGCCGTTGCTGCACAACGCGATCGAGAAGCCGGTGTTCGACCGTGGATGGTGGGCGGCCTACAAGGGGGTAAACGAGCGCTTCGCCGACGGTGCGGCCGCGGCGCTGGACCGCAACGACGACGCGCTGCTGTGGGTGCACGACTATCACCTGCTGCTCGTGCCGGAGCTGGTGCGGCGGCGACGGCCGCAGCAGCGCAGTGGGCTGTTCCTGCACACCCCGTGGCCCTCGCCGGACGTGTTCGCCCGCGTGCCGTGGCGCAAGGAGCTGCTGCTGGGTCCGCTGGGCGCGGACGTCGTCAGCTTCTACACCGACCGGTACCGCAAGAACTTCGTCCGTGCATGTGGTCGGCTCCTCGGCGCGGACGGAGTGAAGGTCCGGGGTGGCGACCTGCGCCTTCCTGACGGTCGGGAGGTGCGCACCACGGCCTCGCCGATCTCTATCGACGTCGCCCAGTTCGCCTCGCTCGCGACGTCAGACAGGGTCGGTGACGACATCGCGTTGCTGCGCGAGCAATTTTCCGGTCGCAAGGTGCTGCTCGGGGTGGACCGGCTCGACTACACCAAGGGGATCCTGGAGCGGCTACTGGCCTTCGAGTCACTCCTCGAGAGGCGGCCCGACCTGCGCGACCAGCTCGTGTTCGTGCAGGTCGCCGTACCCAGCCGTGACGACGTCCGGGAGTACCGCCAGCTGCGCAGCCAGGTCGAGCAGATCACCGGCCGCATCAACGGGCGCTTCACCAGCCCGGGCAAGGACGTTCCCGTTCACTACCTCTACCGGTCGCTGCCACCGCCGTCACTGACGGCCTACTACGCCGCCGCCGACGTCATGCTCGTGACGCCGCTGGTCGACGGGATGAACCTCGTCGCCAAGGAGTACGTCGCTGTCCAGTCCGCTCGAGGCTGCTCCGGCCTGCTCCTGCTCAGCGAGTTCACCGGAGCGGCCGTCGAGCTCAAAGACGCCATCCTGTGCAACCCCTTCGATGTGGACGGGCTGTCGTCGCTGATAGAGCACGCGCTGACCATCCCCGAGACTGCGCGTCGCCGCGCGATGACGGCGCTCGCCCGTCGCGTGACCACGCACGACGTCCATCGCTGGGTCGAGGTGCAGCTCGGCGACATCAGTGCCCCGGTGGGACAGTGA
- a CDS encoding arsenate reductase ArsC — protein MTNKPVILFACVHNGGRSLAAKVLAEHHGQGRLHVRSAGSEPGSGLNPVVVQVLEERGLSTAGEHPRLLTYDGVQEADVVITMGCGESCPVFPGNTYEDWTLQDPKGQDLKTVRGIVDDIEQRVIDLLFRIG, from the coding sequence ATGACGAACAAGCCTGTGATCCTGTTCGCCTGCGTCCACAACGGCGGGCGGAGCCTGGCCGCGAAGGTCCTGGCCGAGCACCACGGCCAGGGACGGCTCCACGTCCGGTCCGCCGGCAGCGAGCCCGGCAGCGGATTGAACCCGGTCGTCGTGCAGGTACTGGAGGAACGCGGCCTGAGCACCGCAGGCGAGCACCCCCGGCTCCTCACGTACGACGGCGTTCAGGAAGCCGACGTCGTCATCACGATGGGCTGCGGGGAGAGCTGCCCTGTCTTCCCGGGCAATACCTACGAGGACTGGACACTGCAAGACCCCAAGGGCCAGGACCTCAAGACGGTCCGAGGGATCGTCGACGACATCGAGCAGCGCGTGATCGACCTGCTCTTCAGAATCGGCTGA
- a CDS encoding Rv2640c family ArsR-like transcriptional regulator → MPKTLPALDVREPVCGATLSSGPLGESEALGIALRLKALADPVRVRMMSMLLAQSATGVCTCDLAPALGLSEATVSHHLKQLRDAGLAEGIRQGPNVFYRARLDALGALCRVIDPACC, encoded by the coding sequence GTGCCCAAGACGCTGCCCGCGCTCGACGTTCGAGAGCCGGTATGCGGGGCGACCCTGAGCTCCGGCCCGCTCGGCGAATCAGAAGCGCTGGGTATCGCCCTTCGCCTGAAGGCCTTGGCCGATCCCGTACGCGTGCGAATGATGTCGATGCTGCTGGCGCAGTCCGCGACGGGCGTGTGCACGTGTGACCTGGCGCCGGCGCTGGGCCTGTCGGAGGCGACTGTCAGCCACCACCTCAAGCAGCTCCGGGATGCGGGGCTGGCCGAGGGGATTCGGCAGGGTCCGAACGTCTTCTACCGCGCCCGGCTGGACGCGCTCGGCGCGCTGTGCCGCGTGATCGACCCCGCCTGCTGCTGA
- a CDS encoding MFS transporter produces MTAAADPSGASAPEGAAPEVAGIAVEGAELRSGARSPDGFYGWRIVAASSAAVVLTAPGQTAAVSAFIEPMLAELNLSRTALSTAYLVGTLTGALAMPLVGRALDRHGVRRTMAVVGVVFGAFLIGLSTVTGIVGVTAGFVGIRMAGQGALGLTATTATALWFTRRRGVAVGTVSAVGAAGISLAPVLLERLVSAYGWRAVWAGEGLLVWLTVIPLALLVMKDSPEQLGQRPDGGPVGGPSRTGAVQMTRAQAVRTGWFWLVTAAVSVSGMLATAVAFHQISLLGEGGLSMTEAAANFLPQTAAALLATFAVGTLVDRVPPSLALSGCMLLLAAGLAWGTVVQPGASAIGFGLTMGAAGGSVRTLEAATVPRVFGTAHLGSVRGLVAAFSVGSTAFGPVLFAVVREATRSYRPVLACCALLPLLVAGAALVVRPPAVPDVTVGGVTVPPGH; encoded by the coding sequence GTGACGGCGGCGGCGGACCCTTCCGGAGCGTCGGCTCCGGAAGGAGCGGCTCCCGAGGTAGCGGGCATTGCCGTCGAGGGAGCCGAGCTCCGCTCGGGCGCCCGCTCGCCGGACGGCTTCTACGGCTGGCGGATCGTCGCCGCGTCCAGCGCGGCCGTCGTGCTGACGGCGCCGGGACAGACCGCGGCGGTGTCGGCGTTCATCGAGCCGATGCTCGCGGAGCTCAACCTGTCCCGCACGGCCCTGTCGACGGCCTACCTGGTGGGGACGCTGACCGGCGCCTTGGCCATGCCGTTGGTGGGTCGCGCGCTGGACCGTCACGGCGTCCGTCGGACGATGGCGGTGGTCGGAGTGGTGTTCGGGGCGTTCCTCATCGGTCTGTCGACGGTGACCGGCATCGTCGGGGTGACGGCGGGCTTTGTGGGCATCCGCATGGCCGGGCAGGGTGCACTCGGGCTGACGGCGACCACAGCTACCGCTCTCTGGTTCACCCGCCGTCGGGGTGTAGCGGTGGGGACCGTGTCGGCTGTGGGAGCTGCCGGCATCAGCCTCGCGCCGGTCCTGTTGGAGCGTCTCGTGTCGGCGTACGGGTGGCGTGCGGTGTGGGCGGGCGAAGGCCTGCTGGTCTGGCTGACCGTCATCCCCTTGGCCCTGCTGGTGATGAAGGACAGCCCCGAGCAGCTCGGGCAGCGCCCGGACGGGGGGCCCGTAGGCGGGCCGTCCCGAACCGGGGCTGTCCAGATGACGCGTGCCCAGGCGGTGCGTACCGGCTGGTTCTGGCTGGTCACCGCGGCTGTGTCGGTGAGCGGGATGCTCGCGACCGCGGTCGCCTTCCACCAGATCAGCCTGCTCGGTGAGGGGGGACTGTCGATGACGGAGGCGGCGGCGAACTTCCTGCCGCAGACTGCCGCGGCGTTGCTGGCCACCTTCGCCGTTGGCACCCTGGTAGATCGGGTGCCGCCCTCGCTCGCGCTGTCGGGCTGCATGCTCCTGCTCGCCGCCGGCCTGGCGTGGGGAACGGTCGTGCAGCCCGGCGCGTCCGCCATCGGCTTTGGGCTGACCATGGGCGCAGCCGGCGGCAGCGTCCGCACGCTGGAGGCCGCGACGGTGCCGAGGGTGTTCGGGACCGCGCACCTGGGCTCGGTGCGCGGACTGGTGGCTGCGTTCTCCGTCGGTTCGACAGCCTTCGGGCCGGTGCTCTTCGCGGTCGTGCGGGAGGCGACCCGCAGCTACCGGCCCGTGTTGGCCTGCTGTGCGCTGCTCCCGCTGCTGGTAGCCGGAGCCGCTCTTGTCGTCCGGCCACCGGCCGTCCCGGATGTGACCGTCGGCGGTGTCACTGTCCCACCGGGGCACTGA
- a CDS encoding MerR family transcriptional regulator: MSESGHVQIGDVAERTGLSLRTIRWYEEVGLVPPSARTSGGFRLYTDADIERLELVKRMKPLDFTLEEMRDLLLTVDQLDDPTTRAAERSALRERLVMYRELADQRVEALRSQLASAELFAQSLAERGSARGGARRRIQ; encoded by the coding sequence GTGAGCGAGTCCGGGCACGTGCAGATCGGCGACGTCGCCGAGCGCACCGGGCTGAGCCTTCGCACGATCCGCTGGTACGAAGAGGTCGGTCTGGTCCCGCCGTCGGCCCGCACCAGTGGTGGCTTCAGGCTGTACACCGATGCCGACATCGAGCGTCTCGAGCTGGTCAAGCGGATGAAGCCGCTCGACTTCACGCTCGAGGAGATGCGCGACCTGCTGCTCACCGTCGACCAGCTCGATGATCCGACCACGCGTGCGGCGGAGCGCTCGGCGCTGCGGGAGCGACTGGTGATGTACCGGGAGCTGGCCGATCAGCGCGTCGAGGCGCTCCGGAGCCAGCTCGCCAGCGCCGAGCTGTTCGCACAGAGCCTGGCCGAACGCGGCAGCGCCCGTGGAGGTGCCCGCCGTCGCATCCAGTGA